In Anaerosporomusa subterranea, one DNA window encodes the following:
- a CDS encoding CD3324 family protein codes for MGYKNAVSVFPADLLEAIQQYIDGEYIYIPRKAENKKRWGKVKNSRQYIQERNEIIFSQYQDGISVEDIASCNYLSPKTIYKILVDMKSQC; via the coding sequence ATGGGCTACAAGAACGCAGTTAGTGTATTTCCCGCCGATTTGTTAGAAGCAATACAACAGTATATTGACGGTGAATATATTTATATCCCACGAAAGGCAGAGAATAAAAAACGGTGGGGGAAAGTAAAAAACAGCAGGCAATATATTCAGGAACGCAACGAGATAATTTTTTCCCAGTATCAAGACGGTATTTCGGTTGAGGATATTGCAAGCTGTAATTACTTATCACCCAAAACAATCTACAAAATATTGGTTGATATGAAAAGTCAATGCTAA
- a CDS encoding CopZ family metallochaperone: MSQEVVLKIEGMTCNHCKMAVEKALKAVPGVTGAVVDLEKKQATVTGSAKRDELVKAVEEADYTVVQ, from the coding sequence ATGAGTCAAGAAGTTGTCTTAAAAATCGAAGGCATGACTTGCAACCACTGCAAAATGGCTGTTGAGAAAGCGCTCAAAGCAGTCCCGGGCGTTACAGGCGCAGTCGTTGATCTCGAGAAGAAGCAAGCAACAGTCACCGGTTCAGCCAAGCGCGATGAGCTGGTGAAGGCTGTAGAAGAAGCTGATTATACGGTTGTTCAGTAA
- a CDS encoding TetR/AcrR family transcriptional regulator produces the protein MEMDAQEKLLAAGTRLFAQKGFAAVSIRELSQAAETNSSLISYYFGGKEGLYAAVLEKQFASVDSVIASVRERHLSPVERIEAYAQGVLTAHTQNPYIIRFLYSEFANPTPAFEAIQKEVRKIYEFLHQTINEGITRGQFRADLNPAHAVLAIAGMMNFYFISRPLRRYFLPAEGEHDAQYFEDALKIYLNGVTKHGD, from the coding sequence ATGGAAATGGATGCGCAGGAAAAATTATTGGCTGCCGGAACGCGTTTATTTGCACAGAAAGGATTCGCCGCCGTGTCGATCCGCGAACTCTCACAGGCGGCGGAAACGAACAGCTCCTTGATTTCATACTACTTCGGCGGCAAAGAGGGTCTGTACGCCGCGGTGCTGGAAAAGCAGTTCGCGTCGGTCGATTCAGTCATAGCAAGTGTCAGGGAGCGCCATTTGTCGCCAGTCGAGCGAATTGAGGCCTATGCCCAGGGAGTATTGACAGCGCATACGCAAAACCCGTACATCATCCGCTTTCTGTATAGCGAGTTCGCCAATCCGACGCCGGCGTTCGAGGCTATTCAGAAAGAGGTGCGGAAAATCTATGAGTTTCTGCATCAGACGATCAATGAAGGTATTACCCGCGGCCAGTTCCGGGCGGACCTGAATCCGGCGCACGCAGTGCTCGCGATTGCCGGCATGATGAACTTCTATTTCATCTCCCGGCCGCTCCGCCGCTATTTCCTGCCGGCGGAGGGAGAGCATGACGCGCAATACTTCGAAGATGCCTTGAAGATTTATTTGAATGGGGTGACCAAACATGGCGATTAA
- a CDS encoding ABC transporter ATP-binding protein — MIVFENAVRRFGAITAVDRVSLSVRSGEIFGLVGPDGAGKTTAIRMITGILSPDSGTVRLLGSTRPEAVKGDIGYVPQKFSLYGDLTVMENIRVIGALYGASRKRVEELGNEILTFTKLLPFKDRLADNLSGGMKQKLALAAGLMHKPKVFFLDEPTTGVDPVSRREFWQMLYRLNKEGMTIFVSTPYMDEAELCTRVAFMHHGRIVACDSPQGLKQSYPYQLLELQAADRQVKQALSGCPVHEVNAFGDKYHLVVADAAVAIPLVQSALATARIPVLALREIPPTLEDVFVNLASEVA; from the coding sequence ATGATTGTCTTTGAAAACGCCGTTCGCCGCTTTGGCGCTATTACCGCGGTTGATCGCGTTTCCCTGTCGGTGCGGTCAGGCGAGATTTTCGGTCTGGTCGGTCCCGATGGGGCGGGAAAAACCACGGCCATCCGGATGATTACCGGCATCCTGTCGCCAGACTCGGGTACGGTCCGGCTGCTCGGCAGCACCCGCCCGGAAGCAGTGAAGGGCGATATCGGTTATGTACCGCAGAAATTCAGTCTATACGGCGATTTGACCGTGATGGAGAATATCCGGGTAATCGGGGCGTTGTATGGAGCCTCCCGAAAGCGAGTGGAAGAACTCGGCAATGAGATTCTGACTTTTACTAAACTGCTGCCGTTTAAGGACCGTCTGGCCGACAATCTGTCCGGCGGCATGAAACAGAAACTCGCTTTAGCCGCCGGTCTTATGCATAAACCCAAAGTCTTTTTCCTCGACGAGCCAACGACCGGGGTCGATCCGGTATCGCGGCGCGAATTTTGGCAGATGCTGTACCGGCTGAACAAGGAAGGCATGACCATTTTTGTGTCCACTCCCTATATGGACGAAGCAGAGCTGTGCACCCGGGTGGCCTTCATGCATCACGGCCGGATCGTGGCCTGCGATTCGCCGCAAGGCTTGAAACAATCCTATCCCTATCAGCTGCTGGAGCTGCAGGCGGCCGACAGACAGGTGAAACAAGCGCTTTCGGGCTGTCCGGTCCATGAAGTGAACGCGTTTGGAGATAAGTATCATTTGGTGGTAGCGGACGCAGCAGTCGCCATCCCGCTAGTACAGTCCGCGCTGGCGACCGCTCGCATTCCGGTTCTGGCGCTGCGGGAAATACCGCCCACCCTGGAAGACGTTTTCGTCAATCTGGCA
- a CDS encoding HlyD family secretion protein gives MAINKKAVVALVAVSLLAAAVGYKFLRPAEAGITATGTVEVTRADIMPKVNGYISEFNLQAGDTVKAGQVVARISRSDLEAQVLRDEAALARAVAQLNDLEEGPRSQERREIVANLDATRSVYQKAQVDYERYQTLHKQGAVSQQQLDTARSATDVAYNSMQALEQRLSLSDAGNRPKAIEAQRLEVERSKAVLAASKALVQDTVVASPVSGLVLTKNFENGEYINPGSALVTVGYMNDCWVKIYVPSTHLGLIKVGQPADVKVDSFPDKVFRGEIKEISQTAEFTPRQSITQRERANLVFAVKVKIENADGILKPGMPADVVIQ, from the coding sequence ATGGCGATTAATAAAAAGGCGGTTGTGGCCCTTGTGGCAGTAAGTCTGCTGGCGGCGGCAGTCGGGTATAAATTTCTGCGGCCGGCGGAGGCGGGGATTACCGCCACCGGCACGGTTGAAGTCACCCGAGCGGACATTATGCCGAAAGTCAACGGCTATATCTCCGAATTCAACCTGCAAGCCGGCGACACGGTTAAGGCCGGCCAGGTTGTCGCCCGCATTTCCCGGTCAGACCTCGAAGCACAGGTTTTGCGCGATGAGGCGGCGCTGGCCCGGGCCGTGGCCCAGTTAAACGACCTGGAAGAAGGGCCGCGCTCCCAGGAGCGGCGGGAGATTGTCGCCAATCTGGACGCGACACGTTCCGTATACCAAAAAGCACAGGTTGATTATGAACGGTATCAAACGCTGCATAAACAGGGCGCCGTATCGCAGCAGCAGCTGGATACAGCCCGTTCCGCAACAGATGTGGCTTATAACTCGATGCAGGCGCTTGAACAACGCCTAAGCCTGAGCGATGCCGGAAACCGTCCCAAAGCGATTGAGGCGCAGCGTCTGGAGGTCGAACGCAGTAAAGCCGTGCTGGCCGCAAGTAAAGCTCTGGTGCAGGACACTGTGGTCGCCAGTCCGGTCAGCGGACTGGTGCTGACCAAAAACTTTGAAAACGGCGAGTACATTAATCCCGGTTCCGCTTTGGTTACCGTTGGTTATATGAACGACTGCTGGGTGAAGATCTACGTTCCGTCCACTCATTTGGGCCTGATCAAAGTTGGCCAGCCAGCCGATGTGAAGGTCGATTCCTTCCCGGACAAAGTATTTCGCGGCGAAATCAAGGAAATCAGCCAGACCGCCGAGTTTACGCCCCGGCAGAGCATCACGCAGCGCGAACGCGCCAATCTGGTATTCGCCGTCAAAGTCAAAATCGAAAATGCGGACGGGATATTAAAACCCGGGATGCCGGCGGACGTGGTAATACAATGA
- a CDS encoding metal-sensitive transcriptional regulator has translation MLVDKEKSELKQRLKKVSGQINGIDKMLDEGRYCVDILQQILAARAALNKVGLMILESHTRSCVVNAIKEDRTEQGIDELMNVIKQFNK, from the coding sequence GTGTTAGTCGACAAGGAGAAAAGCGAACTGAAACAACGTTTGAAAAAAGTGTCCGGCCAGATCAACGGCATTGATAAAATGCTTGATGAGGGACGGTATTGTGTGGATATCCTGCAGCAGATCTTGGCAGCACGGGCCGCACTCAATAAGGTCGGGCTCATGATCCTGGAGAGCCACACACGAAGCTGCGTAGTGAATGCTATCAAGGAAGATCGTACTGAGCAAGGCATTGATGAGTTGATGAATGTCATAAAACAATTTAATAAATAG
- a CDS encoding ParB/RepB/Spo0J family partition protein, with translation MAANEPNKPDNVINIDPVNKTAAEEKAASDQPVQAGGEAPAPEKTAEPDKAATPPAPEDKAPEPAKQARRGRPPKAEKTPAEQDDRPPWEKPLSELEPQKKQRKPRTPKEKASAKEEAPAPEPEQPPVPRDATRNGEKEEIVYLNISELYAFKDHPFGVRDDAEMKALVESVKNGGVNQPALVRPREGGGYEIIAGHRRQKASEMAGYANMPCIVRNMTDDEAILAMTDDNLRQRSEILPSEKAQSLKMQVEAIKHQGARDASGQNVQNKDAGKWSIDIVGERNNITGKQVQRYIRLTELVPDLTKAMDEKRLGFTSAVELSFIKRKNQNMIAVSLVSGEELNKYFGKDKTPQQMKEQIIKLLDDWSGKQKELAPPVKKTEKEK, from the coding sequence ATGGCGGCAAATGAGCCAAACAAACCGGATAATGTAATCAATATTGATCCGGTCAATAAAACAGCGGCGGAGGAAAAAGCCGCGTCCGATCAGCCCGTGCAGGCTGGCGGCGAGGCCCCTGCCCCAGAAAAGACAGCCGAGCCAGATAAAGCGGCCACGCCCCCAGCCCCGGAGGATAAAGCCCCGGAGCCCGCGAAACAGGCGCGGCGCGGCAGGCCCCCAAAGGCTGAAAAAACGCCCGCCGAGCAGGATGACCGCCCCCCGTGGGAGAAGCCGCTTTCCGAACTGGAACCCCAAAAGAAACAGCGCAAGCCCCGTACACCCAAAGAAAAGGCTTCGGCAAAAGAGGAGGCCCCCGCCCCGGAGCCCGAACAGCCGCCTGTTCCCCGCGACGCTACCCGTAACGGTGAAAAGGAAGAGATTGTATATCTTAATATTTCCGAGCTTTACGCCTTTAAGGATCACCCGTTCGGCGTTCGGGATGACGCTGAAATGAAGGCGCTGGTGGAGAGTGTCAAAAACGGCGGCGTAAATCAGCCCGCCCTTGTGCGCCCCCGTGAGGGCGGCGGTTATGAGATCATAGCCGGGCACAGGCGGCAAAAGGCCAGCGAGATGGCGGGATATGCCAACATGCCCTGTATTGTCCGTAACATGACGGACGACGAGGCCATCCTCGCCATGACCGACGATAACCTGCGCCAGCGTTCGGAGATACTGCCGAGCGAAAAGGCGCAATCCCTCAAAATGCAGGTGGAGGCCATCAAGCATCAGGGGGCGCGGGACGCTTCTGGACAAAATGTCCAGAACAAGGACGCGGGAAAGTGGTCGATTGATATTGTTGGTGAGCGCAACAATATCACCGGGAAACAGGTACAGCGGTATATTCGTCTGACCGAGCTTGTTCCTGATCTAACTAAAGCGATGGACGAAAAAAGGCTCGGCTTCACTTCCGCAGTGGAGCTTTCGTTCATCAAACGTAAAAATCAAAATATGATCGCCGTTTCGCTGGTATCCGGTGAGGAACTCAATAAATATTTTGGCAAGGACAAAACCCCGCAGCAGATGAAGGAGCAGATCATCAAGCTGCTGGACGATTGGAGCGGCAAACAGAAAGAGCTTGCCCCGCCCGTAAAGAAAACCGAAAAAGAAAAGTAA
- a CDS encoding EamA family transporter codes for MNDYLFAGIAMVFWGIAPVLGKLGLGDLQPLAALTIRSMIISVLLITLVTIKGQWGLVAGASTKDIAFIGLEGICAALLGQLAYYYALKFGEVSRVSPIVSAFPLVALVLGIIILGEKVTIYKIIAGLLIVSGIVLMRY; via the coding sequence TTGAACGACTATTTATTCGCAGGTATAGCGATGGTGTTTTGGGGTATTGCCCCGGTTCTGGGGAAATTAGGATTAGGTGATCTCCAACCATTGGCGGCATTGACCATTCGCAGTATGATTATTAGTGTACTATTGATAACATTGGTCACTATTAAGGGGCAATGGGGATTAGTTGCCGGAGCTTCTACAAAAGATATTGCGTTTATTGGTTTGGAGGGGATTTGCGCCGCACTACTAGGCCAATTAGCTTATTATTATGCATTAAAATTCGGTGAGGTAAGCCGCGTATCTCCTATTGTCTCAGCATTTCCTCTTGTTGCTCTTGTGTTAGGTATAATCATCCTGGGAGAAAAGGTAACGATTTATAAAATCATTGCCGGATTATTAATCGTCTCGGGGATAGTTCTTATGCGGTATTAG
- the rsgA gene encoding ribosome small subunit-dependent GTPase A: protein MNRIDMKKLGFTDRFAAESTLYNGLYVGRVFSQSKDLYKVMCENGEMMAEVSGKFRFEAKTLSDFPAVGDFVMLDRDVSADGNAIIHHVLSRKSVFIRKAAGTSNDEQVVASNIDTVFICMSLNNDFNLRRLERYLSIAWDSGAVPVIVLTKSDLSDDVEQKLHEVDTVAVGADVLVTTAMHEDGYFQIMRYIKDGQTIAFIGSSGVGKSTLINRLIGEDKLDTKGLRNDDKGKHTTTRRELILLKNGGIVIDTPGMRELGLESANLSKTFADIDELAFMCKFHDCKHASEPGCAVQKAICDGTLSVERLLSYQKLKKEAKYEGLNFKQIETTKLNEMFSGVGGMKNARRFAKGKSRER, encoded by the coding sequence TTGAATAGAATAGATATGAAAAAATTAGGGTTCACCGATAGGTTTGCGGCTGAATCTACTTTATATAATGGTCTTTATGTTGGGCGTGTTTTTTCTCAATCGAAAGATTTATATAAGGTAATGTGCGAAAACGGTGAAATGATGGCCGAGGTGTCCGGTAAATTTCGTTTTGAAGCGAAAACGCTATCTGATTTTCCGGCGGTAGGCGATTTTGTCATGCTTGACCGGGATGTAAGCGCAGACGGGAACGCCATTATTCATCATGTGCTTTCAAGAAAAAGCGTCTTTATCAGAAAGGCGGCAGGAACATCAAACGACGAGCAGGTTGTGGCGAGTAATATCGACACGGTTTTCATATGTATGTCGCTGAATAACGACTTTAATCTGCGTAGGTTGGAGCGTTACCTGTCCATCGCTTGGGATAGTGGAGCGGTTCCCGTTATCGTTTTGACTAAATCGGATTTATCTGACGATGTGGAACAAAAACTCCATGAAGTGGATACTGTCGCCGTTGGCGCCGATGTTCTTGTTACCACGGCCATGCATGAGGACGGCTATTTCCAGATAATGCGGTATATTAAAGACGGCCAAACAATCGCGTTTATCGGTTCATCAGGCGTTGGCAAGTCTACTCTTATCAATCGCTTAATTGGAGAAGATAAGCTGGATACCAAAGGACTTAGAAATGACGATAAAGGGAAGCACACGACCACAAGGCGCGAGCTTATTTTGCTAAAAAATGGCGGCATAGTCATTGACACGCCGGGAATGAGAGAGCTTGGCCTGGAAAGTGCTAATCTGTCTAAAACCTTTGCAGATATTGACGAGCTTGCGTTTATGTGTAAATTCCATGATTGTAAGCACGCCAGCGAACCGGGTTGTGCGGTGCAAAAAGCGATTTGCGACGGTACTCTTTCCGTCGAAAGGCTTTTAAGCTATCAAAAACTAAAGAAAGAGGCAAAATACGAGGGTCTTAATTTCAAGCAAATTGAAACTACGAAGCTGAATGAAATGTTTAGCGGTGTAGGTGGTATGAAGAACGCCCGAAGGTTTGCAAAAGGTAAAAGTCGGGAAAGGTAA
- a CDS encoding heavy-metal-associated domain-containing protein, whose amino-acid sequence MKTDTQMTNTLRIDGMKWYNCAGRVEKTVSLLAGVDKVAVDLAAKTAILTYNTAQIDLSSIVAAIENLGHGYKVINNESE is encoded by the coding sequence ATGAAAACAGATACCCAAATGACAAATACTCTGAGAATAGACGGAATGAAGTGGTATAACTGTGCTGGGCGAGTGGAGAAGACAGTAAGTTTGTTAGCTGGAGTAGATAAGGTAGCGGTTGATTTGGCTGCAAAGACTGCAATCTTAACGTATAATACGGCGCAAATTGATCTTTCAAGTATCGTGGCCGCAATTGAAAATTTAGGACATGGCTATAAAGTGATCAATAATGAGAGTGAGTAA